The Stigmatella ashevillena genomic sequence AACAGAGGTTCCTGACGTGTCCTCCCTCATCGAAAGGGCGGTTTGCACCCTCCCTCCCAAAGAGGCTGGAACGGAAACGGGCCGACTCCCCAAAGGAAGCCGGCCCGCCTGAAACCCGTTCGCTCGGAAAGGGCGTTACTTGACGTTGACCGCCGCCCAGGCGGCGTTCACGGTGTTGTACTCGGTGCTGGTCGCGCCGTAGAGGTCCGTGGCCGCCTTGAGGGTGGCCGTGCGCGCGGCGGCGTACTTGGTGCTCGACGTGAAGTACACGGTGAGCGCGCGGTACCAGATCTTCCCGGCCTTGTCCTTGCCGATGCCCGTCACGGCCGAGCTGTTGCAGGTGGGGCTCGCCGGGCTGGCGTTGGAGCCCTGCGACAGCAGGTAGAAGAAGTGGTTGCCGATGCCGCTGGAGGCATGGACGTCGAGGTTACCCACGGTGCTGGTGTAGCAGTCCGGCGACTTGCCATCCAGCGAGGGCTTGTACATGTAGCGCAGCGCCGTCCCGGTCTTGTAGATCTCCTCACCGATCAGGAAGTCACCCGGATCATTGGCGTTGGCCGCGTAGAACTCCACCAGCGAGCCGAAGATGTCGCTGGTCGCCTCGTTGAGGCCTCCAGACTCGCCCGAGTAGACGAGGCCCGCGGTGCGGCTCGTCACGCCGTGGGTCATCTCGTGGCCGGCCACATCCAGCGACGTGAGCGGGGAGAACGTGGTGCCATCACCGTCCCCGTACGTCATGCAGAAGCAGCTGTCGGTCCAGAAGGCGTTGTTGTACTTGGTGCCGTAGTGCACCCGGCTGTAGCCCACGCCGCCCGTGCCGTTGATGCCGTTGCGGCCGTGGACGTTCTTGTAATAGTCGTACGTCACCTGCTGGCCGTAGTGGGCATCCACGCCCGCCGTCGCGGCGTCTGCCGTGGTGCCGCTGCCCCAGACGTTGTCGGTGTCCGTGAAGACAGCGTTGGTCGCATAGTTGAGCGTGTAGAAGTTTCCGCGCGTCGGGTCACGCAGCTCGAACCCGCCGGTGATGGAGTTGGTGCTGAGGGACACGGTGCCCGAGTAGAGCGACTTGCCCGTTCCCGTGGCGGCGGCGGTGTGGACGCCCTCCCACTTCTCCCGGACCTGGCCCGTCTTCGCATCCACCAGGACGTGCAGCTCGCTCGGGGTGGCGCCATCCTCCTGGAAGCCCTCCAGGATGGCCTCATAGGCCAGCACGGGCGCGTCCTCGCGCGCATCGATGACGAGCTCCGCGCTGCCGGAACCTACGCGCTTGCCGGCGAAGACCTTCTCCGCGAGCACCACGGCCGCGGCGCCGTCGAAGACGGGCTTCACATCCAGCCCGCGGAGGGACGCCTGGCTGTTGAGGGAGACCGCCTTCAGCGTTCCGCTCTCGGACTGGTGCATCACGAAGTCACCACCGATGGTCCGCAGCCCCCGGTAGCGCTTGTCGAAGCGGACGTGCTCCTCGCCGTTGTCATCCTTGATGACCGAGCGCACGACCAGCTCTTCCTCGGGGGTCCTCATGCCCAGGTTCTGTTGGGCCCGCTTCACCGCCAGGGAGAGTTCCGCGTCATCGGTGACTTCTCGCGAGGAAGTCACCGTAGGTGAGTCCGCTCCGTCACAACCAACCAGGGTCAACGTAGTCAGTGCAGCCAACAGATGACGCTTCATGTGAACGCTCCGGGGGATTACTGCGAGGCACGCTTCTTATACACGAAAGCCATTTTCTCGCAAAACGCGAATTAAGTGGGAGACCAACCTTCTCCTGGAATTGGCACGGCGGCACGGCGGCAGCACCGGGCCTCCGATGCTCCGCATGCCAATTATTGCTCCCCTTCATTATTACAGCAGATACGATTGCTGGCGGTGGAGAGGGGCATTCCGCCACGACCAGCACCGCGGGCCCTGACTTGCGACGCCGCAGGCCTCACAATACGCAACGCCTTGCTGAATGGCATTGGCGCAGGCATCTGCATCCGACTCATACGAGGTGGGCGACCTCCAACCCGAAGCCCTTGGCCTTCAGGTCCACGAGCACCTGGCGCAAGTTCTGGGAGATGAGCACCCGCCGTTCGGGGCGAAGTTCTCCCCTTCGCACGCCAAACAGCTTGTCTGTGCAGAACCAATCGCTCGTCTCCACACTGCGCCGCTCTACATACAATTCAGAAATTTGATTCAAGCCCGCCAGATGCCCTTTGGGACAGCGATGCTTTCCCTCCTCGTCCATATCAAACAGGTTGACTCCTGCACGGGTCTGCGCACTTAACGCCACAGGCTTGGACGTGATGCTGAGCTGACGCCACTCAGAGGATTCCGGCCCCTTGCGCCCGCTGTGCATGACAGGCCGGTACTCTGCTCCTCGGATGCCACGCTCAACCAAGGTATCCACCACCCGCGACGAAATGACAATCTCCCCAGCGATTGTCTGGGCAACGTCTTTCCCTTTAGGAATGCGCCGGGTGTTGAGGAGGAGTTCAGACACCTGATGGCCACCGGATCCACAGTGTTCGCAGGCACCCGATTCGTCATATTCCGTACCACACATGGAACCTGACGGCTCAAAACGGGCGCGAGGGATCAATTCCAGCAACTCCGCAGCTTGAAGTTCCTCCTCTGAGTAAGCCCGATGAATCTCCGAGTAGAGGAAGAAAAACGCCCCCCGGGCCCGGTGCTCACGCTGAATCTCACCGATTCTCCGGACACGCTGATCATTCAGAGGCAACACCACCCGGCGCAAGGTGTCACTGATCGGTGAACCCACCCCCGGTTCCAGGAACTTTCGCGCCAGTTCCTCGTCGATTCGAAACTCGATGGTCTCACGCATGGTCAAGGCTCAATGCCAATAAGCTGAGGAATGGGGTACTTCGAGTACACCCGGGTGATGAGCCCCATGAGCTCCTCGGCGTTCGGTCTGCTTCTGCCATACCGCCACTCCTGCCGGAAAGCCTGGGTAATGGCCTTGTGGTAGGCGGTGGGGAGCCGGTATGTCGTTCCCTGCATCAAACCTCCCAGATACATGGGAATGACATGGTGGTTCTGGTACCCAGCACTGTGGGGGTACAGGGCCTTCGCCTCCCCCAGTCGCTTCCAGTAAAGCTGGCGTGTCTGCGCCAACACCTTCGGGTCCACCGCACGCTGGACCCAGAAACCCGGCACCGGCCGAGGAGTCCGCAATGCAGGGGGGCGCCTGAAGCTGGGGATTCCACCGCGCTGCACCGGCCGGTGCACGAGGAGAATGCTACCCTCCCCCTCGACACCCTCCGAAAGCGTGGCCCACGCCCCAACAGGAAGACATGTGCCCGTTGATGGACTTTCATCCCAGCCCACCCAGACAACATCGGCCGCGTCCACTTCTTGGACGGCGCTCTTCGTGGCCGCACAGCCCAGCGGCACCACAAGTGCGAGTCCCACCAGCATCCGCCACATCGCGCCCCCCTTTTCCAGCTTTGCTTGCGGAAGCGTACAGCGCGTCTCCTTTCTCGCGATAGGCTGCGCGCCGCGTCCCCACGCCCCAGGCGGGCGTCCCTCGACCAGCCCAGGAGCCTTCGCGATGTCATCCTCCACGCCCCACTACAAGCCCAACCTGCGCGACCTGTACTTCAACCTCTTCGAGTTCCTCGACATCGGCCAGACGTCTCTGGGCAAGGGAACCTTTGGCGACCTCGACGAGACAGCGGCACGGCAGACCCTGGAGACGTTCGCCCACGTGGCAGTGAATGAGATCGCCCCCAGCTTCTCCGAGGCCGATCACCACCCGCCCGTGCTGAAGGATGGCGTGGTCACCCTGCCGCCCCTGCTCAAGCGCGCCGTGCAGGCGTATTACGACGCGGGGATGAACCTGCTCGACCTGCCCGCAAGCATGGGCGGACTGGGCGCGCCTCCCACCCTGGGCTGGGCCGCCTTCGAGCTGATCGCGGGCGCCAACCCGGCCGCGGCCTTCTATGGCCTCGGCACGCTGGTGGCGCGCGTCATCGACATGCTGGGCACCGAGTCCCAGAAGCGCCGCTACCTGCCCGCCATCAACGAGCGCCGGTGGATCGGCACCATGGTGCTCACCGAGCCGGATGCCGGCAGTGACGTGGGCGCCGCCCGCACCCGGGCCCGCCACGTGGGCGGCGACGTCTGGGAAATCGAGGGCGTGAAGCGCTTCATCACCAGCGCGGAGCACGATGCCTCGGAGAACATCGTGAACATGGTGCTCGCCCGTCCCGAGGGCGCGGGGCCCGGCACCAAGGGTCTATCGCTCTTCATCGTCCCCAAGTTCTGGGTGGAAGAGGGCGGCCAACTGGGAGAGCGCAACGGCGTGGTGTGCACCAACCTGGAAAAAAAGATGGGCATCAAGGGCTCCGTCACCTGCGAGATGACCTTCGGCGACGGAAAGCCCGCCCGCGGTCTGCTCCTGGGCGAGGTGCACGAGGGCATCCGCCAGATGTTCCACATCATCGAGCAGGCGCGCATGGGCGTCGGCATCAAGTCCATGGCCACCCTGTCCACCGCCTACCTCAACGCGTTGGCCTTCACGCGGGAGCGCGTCCAGGGCTCGGACCTGCTCGCCGCGCGCGACAAGACGGCGCCCCGCGTGCCCATCCACCGCCACCCGGATGTGCGCCGGATGCTGATGGCGCAGAAAGCCCATGCCGAGGGCATGCGCGCGCTGATCCTCTTCACAGCCTCCATCCAGGATCAGGTCGCCCTCAAGGGCGGGCACCGGGCCACCGAGGCCGCCGAACTGGACGCCATCAATGATCTGCTGCTGCCGCTCGTGAAGGGCTACACCTCGGAGAAGGCCTACGAGCTCTTGGCCGTGTCCCTCCAGTGCCTGGGAGGCTCGGGCTACCTGAGCGACTACCCCATCGAGCAGTACATCCGGGACCAGAAGATCGACTCGCTCTACGAGGGCACCACGCACATCCAGGCCTTGGACCTGCTCCTGCGCAAGGTGGCGCGGGATGGAGGCGCGACGCTCCAGGGGATCCTTGGACGGGTGCGCCAGACAGCAGACTCGAACCTGGGGGGCCAGGAATTGGCGGCGGAGCGGGCCGCGCTGGGTCAGGCACTGACGGATGTCGAAACGATGCTCGGCACGCTGATGGGCAAACTGGGGGAGTCGCTTTACCACGTCGGACTCCAGGGCAACCGGGTGCTCATGGCCCTGGCGGAGCTCCTCATCGGTTGGCTGCTCGTCCAGCATGCGGCGGTGGCGCTGGAGCGAACCCAAACCCATCCCTCGGATAAGGCTTTCTACGAAGGAAAACGGGCCTCCGCGCGCTGGTTCTGCCGCGAGGTTCTGCCAGGCCTGGCCCACGCCGCTCGCATGGTGGAGCAGAGCACGCTGGACTTGATGGATGTGCCCGAAGAATCCTTTTGATTCCGGCAGGTTCTACATGCCAGCCAATCCACGTTGACTTACCCGGTCTGGAAGTAGAGCCTGCGCGCTCCGCGTGAACCCTGGAGGTCCGATGTCCAGCACCCAGCCGGCTCCCACCGAGTACGAGGTGGTACAGGAACCCGAGCCGCACCCGGCCCGCACGGCCCGCATTCTCAAGGCGCACCCGGAGGTGCGCAAGCTCTTCGGGCGTACCCCCGCCACCGCGCTGCTCGTGCCACTGATCCTCGTGGTGCAGCTCGGCATGGCCTATCTGGTGAGGGATCAGCCCTGGTGGGTCATCGTCCTGGCGGCCTATACGCTGGGCGCCCTGGTGAACAACACCTGCTACGTCGTCATCCACGAGGCCACGCACAGCCTCATCTTCAAGGGACGGGCGGCCAACCTGCTGACGGCCATCGGGGCAGACCTGGTGCACGTCATCCCCTCCGCGGCCACCTTCACCCGCTTCCACCTGGTCCACCACCGTCACCAGGGCGAGTTCGACCTGGACGCGGACCTGCCCTCGCATGCCGAGGCGAAGCTGGTGGGCAACAGCACCGTCATGAAGGCGCTGTGGATCACTTTCTTCCCGCTCATGCAGGCGCTGCGGATGCCCCGCTTCTCCAAGCTCATCTCCTTCTGGGAGCCGTGGACGGTGGTCAACGCGGTGGCGGTGTTCTCGGTGGATGCGGCGGTGTTCTTCCTGATGGGGCCCTGGGCCTTCCTCTACGTGGTGCTGAGCATCTTCTTCTCCATCGGCCTGCACCCGCTGGGCGGACGGATGATCCAAGAGCACTTCATCGTCGCCCATCCTCAGGAGACGTATTCCTATTACGGACCATGGAACATCAGCGCGCTGAACGTGGGCTACCACAATGAGCACCACGACTTCTCCGCGGTGCCCTGGAACCGGCTGCCCCAGGTCAAGGCGACGGCGCCCGAGTTCTACGACACCCTGGTGTCGCACCGCTCGTGGACGGGCTTGCTGGTGAAGTTCATCACGGATCCGTCGATAAGCCTCTACAGCCGCATCACCCGGCCGGGAGGCATCAAGCGCCGGGTCCTGACCGGCGGTGTGGGCCGCGTACCGGACTCGGTCGCCTCGCTCGATCAGCCTCCGGTCCAGCCAGCCACCTAGGCGATCGGGCATCTTCCACAGTCCGCGCCGTCGCACATCAGGCCCGTGGCAACTGCCATGGGCCTTTTTCTATCTCAGGGGAAGAGGCTCCCATGGCCTTCAAGCTGACCGTCAATGGCAAGACCCACGTCATCGAGGCCGCGGAGGACACCCCGCTCCTCTACGTCCTGCGGGACGAGTTGGGCTTGAACGGGGCGAAGTACGGCTGCGGCGTGGGCCAGTGCGGCGCCTGCACGGTGCTCCGGGATGGCGCGCCGCTGCGCTCCTGCATCGCCCCGGCCGCGTCGCTGAGTGGACATGCCCTCACCACCCTGGAAGGACTGCGGGCACCGGACGGCACGCTCCACGCGCTCCAGCGGGCGTTCCTGGCCGAGCAGGCCGGCCAATGCGCCTACTGCATCCCGGGGATGATCCTGGCGGCGGATGCGCTGCTGAGAGAAACACCTCAGCCTTCCGAGGCGGACATCCGCGCCGCGCTGGACTCCCACCTGTGCCGGTGTGGCTCACACAACCGCATCGTTCGCGCCATTCAGCGCGCCGCGAAGGAGGTGGCCGGATGAATGCGCCCTTGAAGCGCCGCACCTTCCTTCAGGGTTCGCTGGTCCTGGCATTCTCCCTGGCGGGTCCACGGGCCTTGAGCGCACCTCCCAGGCCGAAGCCACTGCCCGGCAGCCTGCAGAGGAACCCTCAGCTCGATGCCTGGCTGCACCTGGGCACGGACGGCTCCCTCACCTTGAAGACGGGAAAGGTGGAACTCGGCCAAGGCGTCTTGACCGCCCTCGGGCAGATCTGCGCGGACGAGCTGGATGTCGAGATGTCGCGGCTGACCATCGTCTCTGGAGACACCCAGCGTTCGCCCAACGAGGGGGCCACGGCGGGCAGCATGTCCATCTCGCAAGGCGGACTGGCCGTGCGCCACGCCGCCGCCGAAGTTCGCTCCATCCTCCTGGCCATGGCCAGCAAGCAGTTGGGAGTGCCGACCCCGCGGCTGACCGTGAAGGATGGGACGATCACCGCCCCTTCGGGAAAAGGCTCCGTTACCTATTGGAGCCTGCTCGGGGGCCGGACGCTGGAGCGCAGAGCCACTGGCACCGTGAAGCCCAAGGCCCCCTCCGAGCGCCGGTATTCGGGCCAGTCCGTGCCCCGCATCGACCTGCCCGCCAAGCTCACGGGAGACACGAGCTTCCTTCAGGACTTCAGGCCTCCCAACTTGGCGCATGGACGCGTGGTCCGTGCCCCTTCCCCTGGCGCGGCCCTCCTGGAGGCGGATGTCTCCTCCGTGGAGCGCATGCCGGGGGTCCTGCGCGTGGTGCGCAACGGCAACTTCCTGGGCGTCATCGCCACCGGGGAGTGGCAAGCCATCCAGGCTTCCGCCGCCCTGGCGCGCAGTGCCCGGTGGCAGGAGCAGACCCGGCTCCCAGCAGACCCCTATACCTGGCTGCAGAGCCAACCCACCGTGGACACGGTCATCCAAGACATCGTGCGCCCAGGCAGCGCCACGCCAGCAAAAACAGTGGAGGCCAGCTACCGCCGCCCCTATCAGCTCCACGGCTCCATCGGCCCGTCGTGTGCGGTGGCGGAATGGAATGGCGAGCGCCTGACCGTCTACACGCACAGCCAGACCATTTTCGACACCACGAAGGCGATCGCGAAGATGCTGGGCCTGCCGGCAGACGCCGTGCACGGGAAACATCTTCCCGGCGCGGGATGCTATGGCCACAACGGCGCGGATGACGTGGCAGCGGATGCCGCACTCCTGGCCCACGCTCAGCCCGGCCGAGCGATCCGCGTGCAGTGGTCACGCCAGGACGAGCACACCTGTGAGCCCTATGGCTCCGCCATGGTGACGAAGATCCAGGCCAGCGTGGGGTCCCAGGGCGACGTGCTCGATTGGGCTTACGAGCTCTGGTCCAATCCCCACTCCACCCGTCCGGGGGGAGACCCCGGCAACCTGCTCGCGGGCCGCTCGCTGGAGAAGCCCTTTGCCATGCCCACCCCGATGGCCATTGGCCCTCCCAATTACGCCGCCGACCGGAACGCCATCCCTCTCTATGCTTTTCCCGGCCAGCGCGTCACCACGCACCTCGTGAACGAGATGCCCGTGCGTGTCTCGTCCCATCGCGGCCTCGGCGCCTACGCCAATGTCTTCTCCATCGAGTCCTTCATGGACGAACTGGCCCATGCGGCGAGTGCGGACCCCGTCGAATACCGGCTCCGCCAACTCCAGGACGAGCGAGCCAGGGCGGTCATCCGCAAGGCGGCGGAGCGGTTCGGCTGGACATCGTTCGCACGAAAGCCCCAGCACGGCCGCGGCATTGGCTTCGCGCGCTACAAGAACCTCGCGAGCTATTGCGCCGTCTGCCTGGAAGTCTTCATCGAGCCGGACAGCCAGAGGGTCCGGGTGGTGCGCGCCGTGCTCGCCGCGGATGCAGGCGAAGTCGTCAACCCAGATGGAATTCGCAACCAGCTCGAAGGAGGGTTGATCCAATCCCTGAGCTGGAGCCTGAAAGAGGCGGTGCAGCATGACGGCCGCCGGATCCTCTCGCGCGACTGGAGCAGCTATCCGATCCTCACCTTCTCGGAAGTCCCTCCCGTGGAACTCGAACTCATCGATCATCCCGGAGAGCCCTTCCTGGGGGCGGGCGAAGCCTCTCAAGGCCCCACGGCCGCGGCCCTGGCCAATGCCGTCTTCGATGCCACGGGGCTCCGTGTCCGTGAGCTGCCCTTGACCCCACAGCGGCTGAAGGCAACGCGCTCCCACTAAGGAACGGGGCAGTGAGCACCGGTGTCGATCCAGGCCCGGATCAGCGCTCCGAAGTCCCTCTGTGTGCCAGGAACCGGCTGGCGCCCTTCTCCGGGCGCCCACCCCCAGCCCACCAGGACGTCCTCGGCCATGTGGTGGTGGATGAACTCCAGGTCATGTCCCCCGTTGCGATGGGGGTCCTTGATCTGCTCGCAGATCTCCCCCAGCGATTTGCCCATCCACGCCATCTCGACGGGGGCCAGAGCCCACTTCGGATTGCCTGGGATGCTCTGAAGGCTCTCCCCCACCACCCGGGTCTTGGCCTCTTGATGACACGACGTGCAAGGAAGGCTGGGCATGCCATGGCCCTTGGCTCCCCCCCTCACGTGCGGCACGTGAAGGCGCTGCTCCAATCCCTGGCGAGGGATGCCATCGGCCGGATGGCAATTGGTGCAGCGTGGATGGGTGATGACGCGGCCTGCCTCGGTGAAGATCGCGGCCGAGCGGGCCTTCTCGTCCTCGATGGAACCGAAGCGGGACACGGGCTGGAGGGGTGGATTCGTCCCGGCCTCGGTCTCCGTCCGGGGCGCGGGAGCAGCGGGCTCTGGCGCCCGTGCCGAGCCCTTGCAGCCCGCCAACGCCAGGGCCGAACCCAACATCAGAAGAAGAGAAGGAAAGCGCTTCATCGCACCATGCGATCCATCAAATGCTCCAGGGCCCGGTCCGGAGCCTCGCACAGCCCGGAGTGCACCGGAGACGTTTGAAGAATGGTGCTGCGCGGCGCCACCAGCCAGTGCCACCGCTCCTTCTGGGGAAGCTGTCCAATGGGGCCCGCCCCCCGGCCTCCCGCACAAATGCGGGGAATGCTCTCCAGGTGGCCACGCACCAACTCCATATCCACCTCTGGCGCCAGCGCGGCCAGACGGTTCTCGTCCAACTCCACCCGGGCCGACAGGAAGCGGCTCGTGAGGCAATAGAGGATGACGCCCGCGTTGATGAACTCTCCCCGCTCCACGCGCGGCACCACCCGCACGATGGCGTAATCAAACGAGCTGCGCGCGAGCACGCTCTGCCTCCTGGATGAACACGGGGGTTGAAGCCAGGCGCTCGCGCAGAAAGGCGACGTAGGCCGCCCGGTGCTCCGCCTTGGACGGAAAGCCCGCCTCTGCCTCCAACCACTCTTCTGGAATCAACCCCACCACCCCCTCCAACACCTCGGGGGTCAGCCGTTCGCGCAGCAGGGCCTCCGCCGCGCGCAGCTCCGAGGCCCACGGCAGCAGCACATGGTCCTTGATGGGCGCGAACGCACTGCGCGCACGCTCCAGGTACCCCTCCCAGGAGTGATGGAAGTACAACGCCGCCCCATGGTCGATGAGCCAGAGGGCCCTGTGCCAGACCAGCATGTTCGGGTTCTTCGGCGTCCGGTCCACGTTCGTCACGTACGCATCGAAGCAGACGATGCTCGAGGCCTCCGCCGTCCCGGGCGCCGGACCCGCCACCGGATCAAACGTGATGGAGCGTGGCAGATAATCCATCGCCAGGTTCAAACCGGCACTCGCCTTGATCAGGTCCCGGATCTCCCCATCTGGCTCGGCGCGTCCCAGCACCGGATCCAAGTGGATGAACACCAGCTCGGGCACCCGCAGCCCCACCGCCCGCGCCAGCTCTCCGGCGATCAGCTCGGCGATGAGGGCCTTGGGCCCCTGCCCTGCTCCTCGGAACTTCAGCACGTAAAGCCCTGAGTCCTCTGCCTCGACGATGGCGGGCAGGGAGCCACCTTCTCGCAGAGGTGTCACATACCGGGTCGCGATGACCGTCCTCATCATGGCCCCCACTTACCATGGAGCCATGCGCTTTCCGCCAGCGCGGACCGCCCCTCCTCACATCAAGGAGGCCTTCCGGGACGCCTCAGTGCTCATCCAGCGCGCCTTCTGACTCCCCGGCAGGAGGCAACCGCGGCAGCTCGACGGTGAAGGTGGCCCCCTGCCCTGGCTCGCTCTGCACGAGCACCTGGCCTCCCATGGCTTCCACGACCTGACGGGTGATGAAGAGCCCCAGTCCCAACCCTCCGTAGTGCCGATCCGAGACGCCCCGCTCAAAACGGCCAAAGAGGCGAGCCCGCACGTCTTCATCCATGCCAATGCCTTGGTCGCTCACCCGGAGCCGCGCCCACTCGCCCCGCTCCTCGACCCACAGCTGGACGGCGCGCCCCGCGCCGAACTTGAGCGCGTTGGACAACAGGTTCGTCACCACCTGCTCCAGCCGCAACGCATCCCAGTGGCCCAGCACACGGACCGGGGCGTCAATCTCCAGCGGACTGCCCACGCGCATTGCCTGGGTCTCGAACCCCGAGGCCACCGCCCGCACGATGCCCGCGAGGTTGACGCCCTGCTCGCGGCGCAGGGAGAGACGGCCGCTGATGATGCGCGTGGTGTCCAGCAGGCTGTCCACCAGCGACGCCAGTCGGCCCAGTTGCGCGCCCGCGGCATCCAGGTGCTTGTGCAGGCGCTCCTTGGGATCCCCTCTGGGCTGCGCATCTACCTCCTTGCGCATCACCTGCACCCTCAAGGACAGGGACGTGAGCGGGGTCTTCAGCTCGTGGCTCGCCACGGCGAGGAACTCGTCCCGCTGGCGCACGGCTTCCCGCAGCCCCACCAGGAGCCGATCCCGCTCGGACTCCGCCGCCTTCGCCTCGGTGATGTCGGTCATGAAACCTTCGATGAACCGCAATTCACCCTCCGGGGAGAAAACCCCCGCGGACCGGGCCCACATCCAGCGGGGCTGCGCATCCCGGCGAAGGATGCGGTACACGGCGGTCACCAGGCGGCCTTCCACGAACGCCTGCTTCGCCTCCTGAACAATCCGCTCGACATCCTCCGGCGCCATGAGGCTGGTCCAGAGCGAGGGGCTGGAAGCGAAATCCGAGGCCGCATAGCCGG encodes the following:
- a CDS encoding sensor histidine kinase; translation: MHVGQESRATILVVDDQPFELAALERSLGSLDLHIIKAQSGEEALQYLEDQEFALVLMDVRMPGMDGFEAARLIREHAPNRRVPLIFLSGARREEAVIVRGYASGAVDYLSKPVEPDALRAKVRVFVDLFHEREALRRQEQTLSQRERQVLERQRRQAEEALLESQRTLSMLMGNLPGMVFRCRPDWSLDFASEGCQALTGYAASDFASSPSLWTSLMAPEDVERIVQEAKQAFVEGRLVTAVYRILRRDAQPRWMWARSAGVFSPEGELRFIEGFMTDITEAKAAESERDRLLVGLREAVRQRDEFLAVASHELKTPLTSLSLRVQVMRKEVDAQPRGDPKERLHKHLDAAGAQLGRLASLVDSLLDTTRIISGRLSLRREQGVNLAGIVRAVASGFETQAMRVGSPLEIDAPVRVLGHWDALRLEQVVTNLLSNALKFGAGRAVQLWVEERGEWARLRVSDQGIGMDEDVRARLFGRFERGVSDRHYGGLGLGLFITRQVVEAMGGQVLVQSEPGQGATFTVELPRLPPAGESEGALDEH